The Anoplopoma fimbria isolate UVic2021 breed Golden Eagle Sablefish chromosome 20, Afim_UVic_2022, whole genome shotgun sequence genome includes a window with the following:
- the LOC129109032 gene encoding uncharacterized protein LOC129109032 yields MSFFNVLVQTMCSVDIRLFVCMVYAPQCLAGEVQRPCRSFCERAKQGCEGLMTGIGVSWPNELQCNSFPEERCIAEDSGSDVLNAEQLLAKLIAGGYSVRGKTLSLKTARLLLTLMDADKTGDLDVVEVFKLEHYVAVLRREYVESYEKRNPPSVIKTQMKKALALREFNLDDETFRVLWNENRSTGGIDYDEYMAVLTKLQILRERFQTHLLSLPCDCKVASFSFKQFMKAAII; encoded by the exons ATGTCCTTTTTCAACGTGTTGGTGCAAACGATGTGCTCGGTGGACATACGCCTGTTCGTGTGCATGGTGTACGCCCCCCAGTGTTTGGCGGGGGAAGTGCAGCGGCCCTGCAGGTCTTTCTGCGAGAGGGCCAAGCAGGGCTGTGAGGGTTTGATGACGGGCATCGGCGTTTCCTGGCCGAATGAGCTGCAGTGCAACTCGTTCCCAGAGGAAAGATGTATAGCG gAAGACAGCGGGTCTGAC GTGTTAAATGCTGAACAACTTCTCGCCAAGCTGATTGCCGGAGGCTACTCCGTTCGTGGCAAAA CGCTGAGTCTCAAGACAGCCCGCCTGCTGTTGACTCTCATGGAC GCAGACAAGACCGGAGACCTGGACGTGGTGGAGGTCTTCAAACTGGAGCACTACGTGGCTGTTCTCAGGAGGGAGTATGTGGAGAGCTACGAGAAGAGGAACCCCCCCTCCGTCATCAAAACCCAAATGAAAAAGGCTCTGGCTCTCCGCG AATTCAATTTAGACGATGAAACCTTCAGAGTTTTGTGGAACGAGAACCGCTCCACAGGCGGGATCGACTACGACGAGTATATGGCGGTCCTGACGAAACTTCAGATCCTCAGAG AGCGTTTCCAGACTCATCTGCTGAGTTTGCCGTGTGACTGCAAAGTCGCCAGCTTCTCTTTCAAGCAG ttcatgaaagcaGCGATAATCTGA